The Porites lutea chromosome 11, jaPorLute2.1, whole genome shotgun sequence genome includes a region encoding these proteins:
- the LOC140952402 gene encoding uncharacterized protein encodes MGDDEDKKRLYVGSLSFNTDDESLKAFFEQVGEVSDARVVTDRETGRSRGFGFVTFYEEKNVQEAIDRLNGQDLDGRNIIVSIAKPRGSGGGGGGGRRGGFRGGRGGGGYGGGRYGGGSYGGGGGDGYQRGYANYGGGGGGYGGGSSYGGY; translated from the exons ATGGGAGACGACGAAGATAAGAAGAGGCTCTATGTTGGTTCTTTGAGCTTTAACACAGATGACGAGAGTTTAAAAGCATTCTTTGAACAAGTCGGTGAAGTTTCAGATG CGAGAGTTGTAACTGACAGAGAGACTGGTCGATCAAGAGGCTTTGGCTTTGTGACATTCTATGAAGAAAAGAATGTCCAAGAGGCAATTGATCGGTTGAATGGACAG GACCTGGATGGGCGAAACATTATAGTATCAATAGCTAAGCCCCGTGGAagtggtggaggaggaggaggaggaagaagggGTGGCTTTCGAGGTGGACGCGGTGGAGGCGGCTACGGAGGTGGAAGATATGGTGGAG GTTCTTATGGTGGTGGTGGCGGCGATGGCTATCAGAGAGGCTATGCTAACTacggaggaggaggagggggctATGGAGGAGGCAGCAGCTATGGTGGCTATTAA